A region of Sulfurovum sp. DNA encodes the following proteins:
- the rimO gene encoding 30S ribosomal protein S12 methylthiotransferase RimO has protein sequence MSKKLHLVSLGCTKNLVDSEVMLGRLKEYDITHDNTNADVIIVNTCGFIDAAKEESINTILNLHKQRKKDSILVMAGCLSERYKKELMQELPEIDIFTGVGDYENIDTLIAKKQSTFSPEVYLATEESGRVITGSNYHAYIKISEGCNQQCSFCAIPSFKGKLHSRSLESIIKEVHVLAKKGFYDFSFISQDSSSYGRDIGFKDGLRSLIKAVEEIEEVRSARILYLYPSTTTFELIDDIANSKVFQTYYDMPIQHIDEHVLKTMKRGFGEEKTIALLNYMKSKSGAFLRTSIITGHPGESQESFQKLCNFIENFNFDRFNTFTYSNESSTIAYKMEQIPKELAEERTTTLGEIAQMSTIQSLEKMIGKEIELVIDGKSDEHEFLLSARPLLWAVDIDGEILINDTNDLKVEYGRVYKAKVTERVGMQLIATLKTRLP, from the coding sequence ATGTCAAAAAAATTACACCTTGTCAGTCTTGGTTGTACCAAAAACCTTGTTGACTCAGAAGTTATGCTTGGACGCCTTAAAGAGTATGATATTACTCATGACAATACTAATGCTGATGTAATTATTGTTAACACTTGTGGTTTCATTGATGCAGCAAAAGAAGAGAGTATTAACACCATTCTTAATCTACATAAGCAGCGAAAAAAAGATTCTATACTGGTCATGGCAGGCTGTCTTTCCGAGCGTTATAAAAAAGAACTTATGCAAGAACTCCCCGAGATTGATATCTTTACTGGTGTGGGCGACTATGAAAATATTGATACACTTATTGCCAAAAAACAAAGTACCTTTAGCCCAGAAGTCTATCTGGCAACAGAAGAGAGTGGTAGGGTTATCACAGGCTCTAACTACCACGCATATATCAAAATTTCCGAAGGGTGTAATCAGCAGTGCTCATTCTGTGCTATTCCAAGCTTCAAAGGAAAACTTCATTCCCGTTCTTTAGAGTCTATCATTAAAGAGGTGCATGTGCTTGCCAAAAAGGGTTTCTACGACTTCTCTTTTATCTCACAAGACAGCTCAAGCTACGGACGCGATATAGGCTTTAAAGATGGACTAAGAAGCCTTATAAAAGCAGTAGAAGAGATAGAAGAGGTGCGTAGTGCACGTATTCTCTACCTCTACCCTTCTACGACTACTTTTGAGCTCATTGATGATATTGCTAATTCAAAGGTCTTCCAAACCTACTATGATATGCCTATTCAGCATATTGATGAGCATGTACTTAAAACCATGAAGCGTGGTTTTGGAGAGGAAAAAACCATTGCCCTGCTCAACTATATGAAAAGTAAGTCTGGTGCTTTTTTAAGAACCTCAATCATTACTGGACACCCTGGAGAAAGTCAGGAAAGTTTTCAAAAACTTTGTAATTTTATAGAAAATTTTAATTTTGATCGATTTAATACTTTTACCTACTCCAATGAATCATCTACTATTGCCTATAAGATGGAACAGATCCCAAAAGAGCTTGCCGAAGAACGTACCACTACTCTTGGAGAGATTGCACAAATGTCTACCATTCAATCTCTTGAAAAGATGATAGGGAAAGAAATTGAACTGGTTATTGATGGAAAGAGTGATGAGCATGAGTTTCTTCTGTCTGCTAGACCTCTTCTTTGGGCTGTTGACATTGATGGTGAAATTCTTATCAATGATACAAATGACTTAAAAGTAGAGTATGGAAGGGTTTATAAGGCAAAAGTAACAGAGCGTGTTGGAATGCAACTGATAGCAACACTCAAAACAAGATTACCATGA
- a CDS encoding alginate export family protein — protein MKKILLLLVAMLVALIAGGDIDPVITVIHEGAVKEPANNLVVHKKMVKRSTGNPVSHERMVKRSTDNPMSHERMVKRSTDNPMSHERMVKRSTDNPMSHERMVPVISQKTIKKVTENGDVMFVLTTKGEIRPRYESVDVPNNGKEKAGASTNRLQLGVQIDLPQIKGLSTYFEGTNVSGLGNYWDLSTSTRDEMQFYQVVADPAQTRITQAYIDYAFGKTLIRAGRQGVNIDNQRFVGTVNWRQMPQTYDAVAVIDNSIKNLNLLAAYVGKVNTIFDKESVKPVKSGFSTASVILHAAYRLTPTLTLTAYDYLIKDITDTYGIAVTGNINEGPIKLNYRLEYAHQTNPTLTTPDKITTDVINTNYHNIQANLNINHGFLIGVQHEVLEEDKEGMSAPFKTPLATLHAHNGWADIFLATPDDGLVDMNGMIGYKSNEFGLAKVIYHTFSSNMAGENYGTEIDMIYKNKIPVIKGLSGMVKASLFTKNDEFFDPKITKTTKIWAMLDYKFDTK, from the coding sequence ATGAAAAAAATACTTTTACTTTTGGTAGCAATGTTAGTTGCACTGATAGCAGGTGGAGATATTGACCCAGTGATTACAGTAATTCATGAAGGAGCGGTCAAAGAACCAGCAAATAACCTAGTAGTTCACAAGAAAATGGTTAAGAGATCAACAGGTAATCCAGTCTCTCACGAGAGAATGGTCAAGAGATCAACAGACAATCCAATGTCTCACGAGAGAATGGTCAAGAGATCAACAGACAATCCAATGTCTCACGAGAGAATGGTCAAGAGATCAACAGACAATCCAATGTCTCACGAGAGAATGGTTCCAGTCATTAGCCAAAAAACAATTAAAAAAGTAACAGAAAATGGTGATGTTATGTTTGTGCTCACTACAAAAGGTGAGATTCGTCCAAGATATGAATCTGTTGATGTGCCCAATAATGGAAAAGAGAAGGCTGGTGCATCTACTAATAGATTACAACTTGGTGTCCAGATTGATTTACCTCAAATAAAAGGTCTATCAACCTATTTCGAAGGAACCAATGTTTCTGGTTTAGGAAACTATTGGGATCTCTCCACTAGTACAAGGGATGAAATGCAGTTCTATCAAGTGGTAGCTGACCCTGCTCAAACTCGTATAACACAGGCATATATTGACTACGCATTTGGTAAAACATTAATTAGAGCAGGTCGTCAAGGTGTCAATATTGACAACCAAAGATTTGTTGGTACAGTTAACTGGAGACAGATGCCACAAACCTATGATGCAGTAGCAGTCATTGATAACTCTATTAAAAATCTTAATCTTTTGGCTGCATATGTAGGGAAGGTTAATACTATTTTTGACAAAGAGAGTGTCAAACCAGTAAAATCAGGTTTTAGTACCGCATCTGTTATACTTCATGCAGCATACCGCCTTACTCCAACATTGACACTAACAGCTTATGATTATCTCATTAAAGATATTACAGATACTTACGGTATTGCCGTAACAGGGAATATCAATGAAGGTCCTATAAAACTAAACTACCGCTTAGAATATGCACATCAGACTAATCCAACCCTTACCACCCCTGATAAGATTACTACTGATGTAATAAATACAAATTATCACAATATTCAAGCTAATCTTAATATAAATCATGGTTTTCTTATTGGTGTACAGCATGAAGTACTTGAAGAAGATAAAGAAGGAATGTCTGCTCCTTTTAAAACACCATTGGCAACACTGCATGCACATAATGGATGGGCTGATATATTTTTGGCTACACCAGATGATGGTCTTGTAGATATGAATGGAATGATTGGATACAAATCTAACGAGTTTGGTCTTGCAAAAGTTATTTACCACACCTTCTCCTCCAATATGGCAGGTGAAAATTATGGTACGGAAATAGATATGATTTATAAAAACAAAATTCCTGTCATCAAAGGTCTTTCTGGTATGGTAAAGGCTTCTTTATTTACTAAAAATGATGAATTTTTTGACCCTAAAATTACCAAAACAACTAAAATATGGGCAATGCTTGACTACAAATTTGATACAAAGTAA
- the murD gene encoding UDP-N-acetylmuramoyl-L-alanine--D-glutamate ligase, with protein sequence MKPILFGYGLTTKAIAKNLGGGCTFYDDNCKEVYTDEMGNIIRPSITFSPDDSKFQVTTPSLPPKHPLIQKAKYLMSEYDYFLGKHENISSTCHPFTIWISGTNGKTTTTQMLTHLLSKRGAISGGNIGIPLANLNKDAPIWILETSSFTLHHTKTASPNIYLLLPITPDHLDWHGTPKAYEADKLRPLLTMGEGELALVPKGLNLPQTDAFVVEYDSNEFLCNYFDLNAFKLHYRGAFLQDALLSLAITKVLFDEVNYDLLNTFTRDAHRQEEFTDKKGRLWVNDSKATNLDATIQAVKGYGDKYIHLILGGDDKGINLTPLFELLHTMNVTVYSIGANSKKIKVLAEKFCVTLQEAGVLKNAIAQVDKLHTKESVALLSPAAASFDQFDSYKQRGTIFMSLVQALSK encoded by the coding sequence ATGAAACCAATACTTTTTGGCTATGGTCTAACCACTAAAGCCATTGCAAAAAATCTTGGTGGTGGTTGCACCTTCTATGATGATAACTGCAAGGAGGTGTATACAGATGAAATGGGTAATATTATTAGACCTTCCATAACATTCAGTCCTGATGACAGCAAGTTTCAGGTTACCACCCCAAGCCTTCCACCCAAACACCCCCTTATTCAGAAAGCCAAATATCTCATGAGTGAGTATGACTATTTTCTTGGTAAGCATGAAAACATATCCTCTACTTGTCATCCTTTTACAATCTGGATTTCTGGCACCAATGGTAAAACCACTACAACCCAAATGCTTACACATCTTCTGTCTAAACGGGGTGCAATTAGTGGTGGAAATATTGGCATCCCGCTTGCTAACCTAAATAAAGATGCACCTATTTGGATACTAGAAACAAGCTCTTTTACACTACATCATACCAAAACTGCTTCACCAAATATCTACCTATTACTGCCCATCACTCCAGACCATCTCGACTGGCACGGTACCCCTAAGGCATATGAGGCAGATAAATTACGACCACTCCTAACAATGGGTGAGGGTGAGCTTGCCCTTGTCCCCAAAGGGCTCAATCTTCCTCAAACAGATGCATTTGTTGTTGAATATGACAGTAACGAATTCCTTTGTAACTATTTTGATCTTAATGCTTTCAAGCTTCACTATAGAGGTGCCTTCCTTCAAGATGCATTGCTCTCATTGGCAATTACAAAAGTTCTTTTTGATGAAGTCAACTATGATCTACTAAACACCTTCACCCGTGATGCCCATCGTCAAGAGGAGTTTACTGATAAAAAAGGTCGTCTTTGGGTCAATGACTCCAAGGCCACTAATCTTGATGCAACCATTCAGGCAGTCAAGGGTTATGGCGATAAATATATCCATCTTATCCTTGGTGGAGATGATAAAGGTATTAATCTTACTCCACTCTTTGAACTACTGCATACCATGAATGTCACTGTATATAGCATTGGTGCTAACAGTAAAAAAATTAAAGTACTAGCAGAAAAATTCTGCGTTACCCTTCAAGAGGCGGGTGTACTTAAAAATGCTATAGCTCAGGTAGACAAATTACATACCAAAGAGAGTGTTGCACTCCTCTCCCCTGCTGCAGCAAGCTTTGATCAGTTCGACTCCTATAAGCAAAGAGGCACAATATTCATGTCATTGGTTCAAGCACTGTCAAAATAG
- the mraY gene encoding phospho-N-acetylmuramoyl-pentapeptide-transferase, whose translation MLYTISQLFDINLFGYISVRAGFAFMLAFLFTLLIMPKYIYWAKTRNANQPISKFVTAHENKGKTPTMGGAIFIFGALIAAILTVDLSNLYIWGGIITLVGFGAVGMKDDIRKVLSGDNLEGLSAGGKMVLLSIIAIIATGLLLVSGFPTDFYVPFLKTPLFDMGWFSLFFWILIFLATTNAVNLTDGLDGLATVPSVIALFTLGVIVYVTGHAIFSNYLLIPNIKGVGETIILASALAGGLMGFLWYNSYPAEVFMGDTGSLAIGGFIAYLAILGKSELLLILIGFIFVIETISVILQVGSFKLRQKRIFRMAPIHHHFELKGWPENKIIIRFWMIAFITNILALISFKFR comes from the coding sequence ATGTTGTATACCATCTCACAGCTCTTTGATATTAATCTTTTCGGCTACATCTCTGTACGTGCTGGGTTTGCTTTTATGCTGGCATTTCTTTTTACACTACTTATTATGCCAAAATATATCTATTGGGCAAAAACACGTAATGCTAACCAGCCTATCAGTAAATTTGTCACCGCACATGAAAATAAAGGCAAAACTCCAACTATGGGTGGTGCTATTTTTATATTTGGTGCGCTCATAGCGGCAATACTGACTGTTGACCTTTCCAATCTTTATATTTGGGGTGGCATCATCACACTGGTTGGATTTGGTGCAGTTGGCATGAAAGATGATATTAGGAAGGTTCTCTCAGGCGATAATCTTGAAGGGCTCAGTGCTGGAGGAAAAATGGTACTCCTTTCAATCATTGCGATAATTGCCACAGGACTTCTGCTTGTCTCTGGGTTTCCAACTGATTTTTATGTTCCATTTCTCAAAACACCACTCTTTGACATGGGCTGGTTTTCTCTCTTTTTTTGGATACTTATCTTTCTTGCCACCACCAATGCAGTCAATCTCACAGATGGTTTAGATGGTTTGGCAACCGTTCCATCTGTCATTGCACTCTTTACACTTGGTGTCATTGTCTACGTTACTGGTCATGCCATTTTTTCCAACTATTTACTTATTCCCAATATCAAAGGAGTTGGAGAAACAATCATCCTTGCTTCGGCACTTGCTGGTGGTCTCATGGGGTTTCTGTGGTATAATTCTTACCCTGCTGAGGTTTTCATGGGCGATACTGGCTCGCTTGCCATTGGTGGCTTCATCGCTTATCTTGCTATTCTTGGTAAAAGTGAATTATTGCTTATACTTATTGGGTTTATTTTTGTTATTGAAACTATTTCAGTTATCTTACAAGTGGGAAGTTTCAAACTACGACAAAAACGTATCTTCCGTATGGCACCCATCCATCACCATTTTGAACTCAAAGGATGGCCAGAGAATAAAATTATTATCCGCTTTTGGATGATTGCATTTATCACTAATATTTTGGCACTCATCTCATTTAAATTCCGATAA
- the gpmI gene encoding 2,3-bisphosphoglycerate-independent phosphoglycerate mutase: MIDVQKTILIITDGIGHKPNSACNAFTDAIKPTYDALENAPKALISTHGLSVGLPEGQMGNSEVGHMTIGAGRILYQDLVKISLALEDGSIENNESLNVALETSDRIHLVGLLSDGGVHSHIEHTVGLATLVKHRGKRVFLHLITDGRDVSPTSAKSYIEQIEAVCGEGIVIATLGGRFYTMDRDNRWERIEKGYRAIAEAVPKTNLLPKEYIDASYTKGETDEFIEPVSFAEYNGIEEGDLVIMTNFRADRMREITTVLGDPSFDIFERKFVSLYIATMTQYDASFSYPILFPKKAPKNTLAEVISHAGLRQMHTAETEKYAHVTFFLNGGIEDPMMGESRVLIPSPDVKTYDMKPDMSAPEVGEVVRKAMDEAYDFIVVNFANGDMVGHTGNYEAAKKAVQAVDVELGKIITKAKEDGYAIVLTSDHGNCEEMCDGEGHVLTNHTVGDVWCYILANGVKQVREGGGLNHIAPTVLKLMGLEIPEEMDDTLID, from the coding sequence ATGATAGATGTACAAAAAACAATTCTTATCATCACTGATGGTATAGGTCACAAGCCAAATAGTGCCTGTAATGCGTTTACAGATGCGATAAAACCAACTTATGATGCACTAGAAAATGCACCTAAGGCACTCATCTCTACCCACGGGTTGAGTGTTGGTCTTCCTGAAGGGCAGATGGGGAATTCTGAAGTGGGACATATGACAATTGGTGCAGGGCGTATACTTTATCAGGACCTTGTCAAGATATCTTTAGCACTAGAGGATGGTAGCATTGAAAACAATGAATCACTTAATGTGGCATTGGAAACCAGTGATCGTATTCATCTTGTAGGGTTACTTAGTGATGGTGGAGTACATTCACATATTGAGCATACTGTTGGCTTAGCTACATTAGTAAAACATAGAGGCAAGAGGGTTTTTTTGCATCTCATTACTGATGGGCGTGATGTAAGTCCAACCTCTGCTAAAAGCTATATTGAGCAGATTGAGGCAGTTTGTGGTGAAGGTATTGTTATTGCAACACTAGGTGGTCGTTTCTATACAATGGATAGGGATAACCGATGGGAACGTATTGAGAAAGGATATCGTGCCATTGCAGAAGCAGTCCCCAAAACCAATCTTTTACCAAAAGAGTATATTGATGCAAGCTATACTAAAGGAGAGACAGACGAGTTTATTGAGCCAGTTTCTTTCGCAGAATATAATGGCATAGAAGAGGGTGATTTGGTCATTATGACTAATTTCCGTGCTGATAGGATGAGAGAAATTACCACAGTACTAGGTGATCCTAGTTTTGATATATTTGAACGCAAGTTTGTTTCGTTGTATATTGCTACAATGACACAATATGATGCCTCTTTTTCTTACCCAATTCTTTTTCCTAAAAAAGCCCCCAAAAATACACTTGCAGAGGTAATTAGTCATGCGGGTTTACGTCAAATGCATACAGCAGAAACAGAGAAATATGCTCATGTAACCTTCTTTTTAAATGGTGGCATTGAGGATCCAATGATGGGTGAGAGTCGTGTACTCATTCCTAGTCCTGATGTCAAGACCTATGATATGAAGCCCGATATGAGTGCACCTGAAGTAGGCGAGGTGGTACGTAAAGCAATGGATGAAGCATATGATTTTATTGTGGTTAACTTTGCTAATGGTGATATGGTAGGCCATACAGGAAATTATGAAGCAGCAAAAAAAGCAGTACAAGCAGTTGACGTGGAACTTGGAAAGATTATCACCAAAGCCAAAGAAGATGGGTATGCCATTGTGCTCACTTCTGACCATGGTAACTGTGAAGAGATGTGTGATGGTGAGGGACATGTACTTACCAATCATACGGTGGGAGATGTCTGGTGTTATATTTTGGCCAATGGTGTTAAACAGGTTAGAGAGGGTGGTGGGCTCAATCATATTGCACCAACGGTGCTAAAGCTGATGGGACTAGAGATACCCGAAGAGATGGATGACACACTTATTGATTAA
- the fabG gene encoding 3-oxoacyl-ACP reductase FabG has translation MKFTGNNVLVTGASRGIGSQIAKTLAQMGLKVWVNYRSGEAEASVVKAEIEATGGKAETIGFDVSDEVAFVAAIKSIIEADGELGYLVNNAGITKDGLAMRMKTEQFMDVINANLTSTFIGCREALKVMRKKRFGSVVNIASIVGEAGNGGQTNYSASKGGTIAMTKSFAIEAATSGIRYNTVTPGFIATEMTDILKDEVKESFTAKIPMGRFGEPSEVAEAVAFLLSDHASFITGETLKVNGGMYM, from the coding sequence ATGAAATTTACAGGCAATAATGTATTGGTTACAGGAGCAAGTCGAGGGATTGGTTCGCAGATTGCAAAAACATTGGCTCAGATGGGACTAAAAGTATGGGTAAATTACCGTAGTGGTGAAGCAGAGGCAAGTGTAGTCAAAGCAGAGATAGAAGCAACAGGTGGAAAAGCAGAGACAATTGGGTTTGATGTGAGTGATGAGGTAGCATTCGTTGCTGCTATTAAGAGTATTATTGAGGCAGATGGTGAGCTAGGGTATCTGGTTAATAATGCTGGTATTACCAAAGATGGATTGGCAATGCGCATGAAGACTGAGCAGTTTATGGATGTCATTAATGCCAATCTTACTTCAACGTTTATTGGATGTCGTGAAGCATTGAAGGTAATGCGTAAAAAGCGTTTTGGATCAGTTGTAAATATTGCTTCTATTGTTGGTGAGGCAGGCAATGGTGGACAAACAAACTACTCAGCATCTAAAGGTGGAACTATTGCTATGACCAAAAGTTTTGCCATTGAGGCAGCAACTTCAGGTATTCGTTACAATACTGTTACGCCAGGCTTTATTGCCACAGAGATGACTGATATACTCAAAGATGAAGTTAAGGAGTCATTCACTGCAAAGATTCCCATGGGGCGTTTTGGTGAACCAAGTGAGGTGGCCGAAGCAGTGGCTTTTCTGCTCTCTGATCATGCATCATTTATTACGGGTGAAACCTTGAAGGTAAATGGTGGAATGTATATGTAA
- a CDS encoding response regulator transcription factor, with translation MMKILLLEDDKLFNETLEDFLEEEGFDVDVVMDPYSAIDLIYERKYDLYLFDVNLPYESGFDLLRKLRESGDATPTLFLTSREDKPSMIQGFSVGADDYMRKPIDMDELLLRIQAILRRQVRKERLTFGDYMVDMVSKVLYKDGKELEITQKAVNLLVLLIEFKGEVVTFEMIKDRLWAAGQSASDGSMRVYITQLKKYFPNEIINIWGIGYRWECGL, from the coding sequence ATGATGAAAATATTACTCCTAGAAGATGACAAACTTTTCAATGAGACTCTCGAAGATTTTCTTGAAGAGGAGGGATTTGATGTTGATGTGGTAATGGATCCTTATAGTGCAATTGACTTGATCTATGAGAGAAAATATGATCTTTATCTGTTTGATGTCAATCTTCCCTATGAAAGTGGTTTTGACCTACTTCGAAAACTCAGGGAGAGTGGAGATGCGACACCAACACTTTTCTTAACATCAAGAGAGGACAAGCCTTCCATGATACAAGGGTTTTCTGTTGGTGCGGATGACTATATGCGTAAGCCAATCGATATGGACGAACTGCTGTTACGCATACAGGCAATATTGCGACGGCAGGTGCGTAAGGAAAGGCTAACTTTTGGAGACTATATGGTTGATATGGTCTCCAAAGTACTCTATAAAGATGGCAAAGAGCTTGAGATTACACAAAAGGCAGTCAATCTGCTGGTATTGCTAATTGAGTTTAAAGGAGAGGTGGTTACTTTTGAGATGATAAAGGACCGCCTATGGGCAGCAGGACAGAGTGCTAGTGATGGCTCAATGAGAGTTTACATTACCCAACTGAAAAAGTATTTTCCTAATGAAATTATCAATATTTGGGGTATTGGTTATAGGTGGGAGTGTGGGTTGTAA
- a CDS encoding HAMP domain-containing histidine kinase — protein sequence MRKETWLATLSYLSSILLLLSFLYWFLKNEGFNETTFLFGGMFTLLLAVGWGYIIASHLILPRKKTQEYLLDLTKNIIHELNIPLATIQANSSMVARKLEDEKLQKRLKRIEDATSRLRRLYEELVYVIKKEVHEIKKEVFDLKYLIEERTEIFKEQQRNPIILTLESFYVLTDKIGFEQMFDNLLVNAMKYSSKEMPIEIRLTNDTLKIIDRGIGMDETQIVKVFEHYYQGDIRQKGEGIGLALVKAFCDGEKITITINSQKDKGTEVILDLTKIIHTLL from the coding sequence ATGCGTAAAGAGACCTGGTTAGCAACCCTTAGCTACCTTTCTAGTATACTGCTCCTACTAAGTTTTCTCTACTGGTTTCTTAAAAATGAGGGTTTTAATGAAACTACCTTTCTTTTTGGAGGTATGTTTACGTTGTTATTGGCAGTTGGTTGGGGATACATTATTGCTTCACACCTCATACTTCCTCGAAAAAAGACACAGGAATACCTACTTGATCTTACTAAAAATATTATCCATGAACTCAATATCCCCCTTGCTACCATACAGGCCAATAGCAGTATGGTAGCACGAAAACTAGAAGATGAAAAGTTGCAAAAGCGCCTTAAGCGTATTGAAGATGCCACATCTCGATTGAGGCGTCTTTATGAAGAACTTGTCTATGTCATTAAAAAAGAGGTACATGAGATTAAAAAAGAGGTATTTGATCTAAAATATTTGATAGAAGAGCGAACAGAGATATTTAAAGAACAGCAACGTAATCCAATTATATTGACACTAGAAAGTTTTTATGTACTGACAGATAAAATTGGATTTGAACAGATGTTTGATAATCTTCTTGTCAATGCAATGAAATACTCTTCCAAAGAAATGCCTATAGAAATTAGACTTACCAATGATACACTAAAGATTATTGATAGAGGGATTGGAATGGATGAGACACAAATTGTCAAAGTTTTTGAGCACTATTACCAAGGAGACATCAGGCAGAAAGGGGAGGGTATCGGATTGGCACTTGTTAAGGCTTTTTGTGATGGCGAGAAGATAACCATAACAATTAATTCACAAAAAGATAAAGGCACAGAAGTGATACTAGATCTTACGAAAATCATCCATACCTTGTTGTAA
- the exbB gene encoding TonB-system energizer ExbB, producing the protein MKDIVDYGIIGFLLFLSFLTFAFAIERILYFGSIKLEEYTHEKQLELDLGKHLSLIASIGVNAPYIGLLGTVIAIILTFYIIGENQADINPGEIMQHLALALKATAAGLVVAIPATVIYNALLSKVDRLLSQWEILHDEGKLNHET; encoded by the coding sequence ATTAAAGATATTGTTGACTATGGAATTATTGGATTCTTACTCTTTTTGAGTTTTCTTACTTTTGCTTTTGCCATTGAGCGGATACTCTATTTTGGGAGTATAAAACTTGAAGAATATACCCATGAAAAGCAATTAGAGCTTGACTTGGGAAAGCATCTTTCTCTTATTGCCTCCATTGGTGTTAATGCACCGTATATTGGATTGCTTGGGACAGTGATTGCAATTATTTTAACTTTTTATATTATTGGTGAAAATCAGGCAGATATCAACCCTGGTGAAATTATGCAACATCTCGCACTTGCACTCAAAGCAACCGCAGCAGGATTAGTGGTAGCAATCCCTGCTACGGTAATCTATAATGCACTATTATCAAAGGTTGACAGACTCCTTTCTCAGTGGGAAATACTACATGATGAGGGCAAGCTCAACCATGAGACGTGA
- a CDS encoding biopolymer transporter ExbD, translating to MMRASSTMRRERFDKMNVVPFIDIVLVLLVIVLATATFVQNKSIKIDLPSASSKKSEKKQSIVVSIDKEGKYFYNKKYLSFDALKVKLKALNPKKDIVSLYTDKLTPFDYFVKVVDVMKAKGFENIAIVTKQ from the coding sequence ATGATGAGGGCAAGCTCAACCATGAGACGTGAACGTTTTGATAAGATGAATGTTGTACCATTTATTGATATTGTGCTGGTACTGCTAGTCATTGTACTTGCTACGGCAACTTTTGTACAGAATAAGTCCATCAAAATAGACCTTCCTAGCGCCAGCAGCAAGAAGAGTGAGAAGAAACAGAGTATTGTTGTCTCCATTGACAAAGAAGGGAAATATTTTTATAATAAGAAATACCTCTCCTTTGATGCACTAAAGGTAAAGCTAAAGGCACTAAACCCCAAGAAAGATATTGTCTCTTTGTATACAGATAAGTTGACACCATTTGATTACTTTGTCAAGGTGGTTGATGTAATGAAAGCAAAAGGGTTTGAGAATATTGCCATCGTAACAAAGCAGTAA
- a CDS encoding energy transducer TonB, protein MKKHRYKISFLVTALIYVGFFLLLFDIDKKHLILFPSSTKDTISLSFSQFVSKTTLPSTNIAPIQKEQLVEEKPQPKPEKKEQLVEEKLQPKPEKIEKKELLVTKKDLRDKAFIKKKIPRSHKKTIKKSKPSRKRQLSGGGSPHYSSRSRNDFLAHIRAKIEHAKSYPRIAYRRGIQGMVKVRFTILPNGQVGHIMLSGSKVFYASVRKAVKGAFPVDAKKAPLELPTTVNLLLRYRLH, encoded by the coding sequence GTGAAAAAACATCGCTATAAAATCTCCTTTTTGGTGACAGCACTTATCTATGTTGGATTTTTTTTACTCCTGTTTGATATAGATAAAAAACATCTTATACTTTTTCCCTCTTCTACAAAAGATACTATTAGCCTCTCCTTTTCTCAATTTGTTTCTAAAACAACATTACCATCTACCAATATCGCTCCAATTCAGAAAGAGCAGTTGGTTGAGGAAAAACCCCAACCCAAACCAGAAAAAAAAGAGCAGTTGGTTGAGGAAAAACTCCAACCCAAACCAGAAAAAATAGAAAAAAAAGAGTTACTTGTGACAAAGAAGGATCTTAGGGATAAAGCTTTTATTAAGAAAAAGATACCTAGGTCTCACAAAAAGACTATTAAAAAAAGTAAGCCCTCTAGAAAAAGACAGCTTAGTGGTGGAGGATCACCCCACTATAGCAGTAGAAGTCGTAATGATTTCCTTGCACACATTCGAGCAAAGATAGAACATGCAAAGTCCTACCCACGTATTGCATATCGGCGCGGAATACAAGGAATGGTTAAAGTACGTTTTACTATCTTACCTAATGGTCAAGTGGGACACATTATGCTCTCTGGCTCAAAAGTCTTCTATGCATCAGTACGTAAAGCAGTTAAAGGTGCTTTTCCTGTTGATGCTAAGAAAGCACCACTTGAATTACCAACTACTGTTAATCTATTATTACGCTATAGACTCCATTAG